In the Lepisosteus oculatus isolate fLepOcu1 chromosome 6, fLepOcu1.hap2, whole genome shotgun sequence genome, one interval contains:
- the LOC102684656 gene encoding WD repeat-containing protein 86 isoform X2 has product MCIRTEKAVMGSGSSRSSSLKKVCSDHCGGINWLSLSPDGSYLLTASEDGTARLWKTSEQKSCMHFQGHESYITHCHLENDVAYTCSADQTIRKWDVATGCCTVVFRGHTSIVNKLLVTRSCLFSGSYDRTARCWSLDTGRQLQEFRGHWNGVLALDHFYSQDFLPELDSEQNKEFLITGSTDCTVKLWLVPSGRCYQTLRGHKGAILCMALDIPNRALFTGSRDYTVRRWDLTTGEQTKVFQEHQGSVICLELANRHLYSGSADQTVKCWKSESGKCIRTYKAHKHTVSTMKYHNGILPFTMVCHRVLYGMISHLTILDLSCTVLNLGHECLQEVVTHVPEPLILNLGS; this is encoded by the exons ATGTGTATCCGCACAGAGAAAGCGGTGATGGGAAGCGGCAGTTCCAGGTCTTCTTCCCTGAAAAAAGTGTGTTCAGATCACTGTGGGGGAATTAATTGGCTAAGTTTAAGCCCTGATGGAAGCTACCTGCTCACTGCCAGCGAAGACGGAACAGCTCGGCTGTGGAAGACTTCAGAGCAAAAAAGCTGTATGCACTTCCAGG GACATGAGAGCTATATCACACACTGTCACCTTGAAAACGATGTGGCCTATACATGCAGTGCAGACCAGACCATTCGAAAGTGGGATGTGGCGACAGGTTGCTGTACAGTTGTCTTCAGAGGCCATACCTCCATTGTTAATAA GCTCTTAGTGACCAGAAGCTGTCTGTTTAGTGGTTCCTATGATCGGACTGCGCGCTGCTGGAGTTTGGACACTGGGAGGCAGCTGCAGGAATTCCGAGGTCACTGGAACGGTGTTCTGGCTCTGGACCACTTCTACTCTCAGGACTTCCTGCCAGAGTTGGACAGTGAACAGAATAAGGAGTTCCTCATTACAGGCAGCACTGACTGCACAGTAAAGCTCTGGCTGGTTCCCAGTGGACGCTGCTACCAGACGTTACGTGGGCACAAGGGGGCCATCTTGTGCATGGCTCTGGACATCCCCAACAGGGCTCTGTTCACAGGGAGCAGGGATTACACTGTGAGACGATGGGACCTGACCACAGGGGAACAGACCAAGGTGTTTCAGGAGCACCAGGGATCAGTCATCTGTTTAGAG cttgcGAATCGACATTTATACTCTGGTAGTGCGGACCAAACAGTCAAGTGCTGGAAATCGGAATCTGGGAAATGTATTCGGACATACAAGGCACACAAGCATACTGTCAGTacaatgaaataccacaatGGAATAT TACCTTTCACAATGGTTTGCCACAGAGTACTTTATGGAATGATATCGCATCTGACAATACTGGACCTGTCCTGTACAGTTCTAAATCTTGGACATGAG tgtttACAGGAAGTGGTGACTCATGTGCCAGAGCCTTTGATACTAAATCTGGggtcttaa
- the LOC102684656 gene encoding WD repeat-containing protein 86 isoform X1: MCIRTEKAVMGSGSSRSSSLKKVCSDHCGGINWLSLSPDGSYLLTASEDGTARLWKTSEQKSCMHFQGHESYITHCHLENDVAYTCSADQTIRKWDVATGCCTVVFRGHTSIVNKLLVTRSCLFSGSYDRTARCWSLDTGRQLQEFRGHWNGVLALDHFYSQDFLPELDSEQNKEFLITGSTDCTVKLWLVPSGRCYQTLRGHKGAILCMALDIPNRALFTGSRDYTVRRWDLTTGEQTKVFQEHQGSVICLELANRHLYSGSADQTVKCWKSESGKCIRTYKAHKHTVSTMKYHNGILFTGSGDSCARAFDTKSGVLKKVFRGHTFVINCLQIHNHILYTVSHDGTLRVWDVQGLFEQEKCCKKSNRDRQCKNSRKSSLSRLCKNRVGCVWEEEQPPSAQSVQVRRESYEREAVELI, translated from the exons ATGTGTATCCGCACAGAGAAAGCGGTGATGGGAAGCGGCAGTTCCAGGTCTTCTTCCCTGAAAAAAGTGTGTTCAGATCACTGTGGGGGAATTAATTGGCTAAGTTTAAGCCCTGATGGAAGCTACCTGCTCACTGCCAGCGAAGACGGAACAGCTCGGCTGTGGAAGACTTCAGAGCAAAAAAGCTGTATGCACTTCCAGG GACATGAGAGCTATATCACACACTGTCACCTTGAAAACGATGTGGCCTATACATGCAGTGCAGACCAGACCATTCGAAAGTGGGATGTGGCGACAGGTTGCTGTACAGTTGTCTTCAGAGGCCATACCTCCATTGTTAATAA GCTCTTAGTGACCAGAAGCTGTCTGTTTAGTGGTTCCTATGATCGGACTGCGCGCTGCTGGAGTTTGGACACTGGGAGGCAGCTGCAGGAATTCCGAGGTCACTGGAACGGTGTTCTGGCTCTGGACCACTTCTACTCTCAGGACTTCCTGCCAGAGTTGGACAGTGAACAGAATAAGGAGTTCCTCATTACAGGCAGCACTGACTGCACAGTAAAGCTCTGGCTGGTTCCCAGTGGACGCTGCTACCAGACGTTACGTGGGCACAAGGGGGCCATCTTGTGCATGGCTCTGGACATCCCCAACAGGGCTCTGTTCACAGGGAGCAGGGATTACACTGTGAGACGATGGGACCTGACCACAGGGGAACAGACCAAGGTGTTTCAGGAGCACCAGGGATCAGTCATCTGTTTAGAG cttgcGAATCGACATTTATACTCTGGTAGTGCGGACCAAACAGTCAAGTGCTGGAAATCGGAATCTGGGAAATGTATTCGGACATACAAGGCACACAAGCATACTGTCAGTacaatgaaataccacaatGGAATAT tgtttACAGGAAGTGGTGACTCATGTGCCAGAGCCTTTGATACTAAATCTGGggtcttaaaaaaagtattcAGGGGACACACCTTTGTTATCAATTGCTTACAG ATTcacaaccatatactgtatactgtgtccCATGATGGCACTTTGAGAGTGTGGGATGTGCAGGGTCTTTTTGAGCAGGAGAAGTGCTGTAAGAAGTCtaacagagacagacagtgcAAGAACTCACGGAAAAGCAGCCTGTCCAGACTCTGTAAGAATAGAGTGGGGTGTGTCTGGGAAGAAGAGCAACCACCGAGTGCACAGAGTGTTCAGGTCAGGAGGGAAAGCTACGAACGAGAGGCTGTTGAACTGATATGA
- the crygn2 gene encoding gamma-crystallin N-B, which produces MSQYSGKIVFYEGKCFTGRKLEVYGDCDNFQDRGFMNRVNSVRVESGAWICYDHPDFRGQQYILERGEYPEFQRWNSHNDHMGSCRPVRMHGEHYRIELFEGCNFTGQCMEFCDDCPFLQGRGWNKNCVNAIKVYGDGAWVMYEEPNYRGRMYIVERGDFRTHNEWQGHSANIQSIRRVVNYF; this is translated from the exons ATGTCTCAGTACTCTGGAAAG ATAGTATTTTACGAAGGCAAATGCTTCACTGGTCGGAAGCTGGAAGTCTATGGAGACTGTGACAACTTCCAGGACCGGGGATTCATGAACCGGGTGAACTCTGTCCGTGTGGAGAGTGGGGCCTGGATCTGCTATGACCACCCAGATTTCCGAGGACAGCAATATATCCTGGAACGTGGAGAGTACCCAGAATTTCAGCGCTGGAATTCTCACAATGACCACATGGGCTCTTGCAGGCCTGTGAGGATG CACGGGGAGCACTACAGAATCGAGCTGTTCGAGGGCTGTAACTTCACCGGGCAGTGCATGGAGTTCTGCGACGactgcccattcctgcagggccGTGGCTGGAACAAGAACTGTGTCAATGCCATTAAGGTCTACGGGGATGGAGC CTGGGTAATGTATGAAGAGCCAAACTACCGTGGGCGCATGTACATCGTGGAGAGAGGAGATTTCCGCACTCACAATGAGTGGCAGGGACACAGCGCTAACATCCAGTCCATCAGACGGGTGGTCAACTACTTTTAA